The following coding sequences lie in one Acidobacteriota bacterium genomic window:
- a CDS encoding sodium-dependent transporter, whose translation MEQKRGHWTSSAGFILAATGSAIGLGNLWKFPFITWNNQGGAFVLTYLICILAVGLPIMMAELLIGRTSQKSVVGALKHAVGPAWGIVGLWGVFCGFILLSYYTVIAGWSLFYFWKSLGWSLNGFPADLATGDLFGSQAGNGGLQLGLSMVFSMATVSVVYFGVQKGIERITRTALPVLFGILIMLFIAAIGMEGSGKALSFIFRPNFSELEPSGILEALGHSFFTLSLGMGAMVTYGSYLDRKQSLVKASAVIVLLDTLIALVATVIMFSVIFSVPGMDGQVGKSTVGMLFISLPQLFYSEVPFGTILAPMFYVLVAVAALTSTISLLEVVASYVIDEHKVARAKATLLCGGTIFVFTILAAMSFGAVPAISTFEIFAGKPGWFATADHFVSNWMLPTGGFAVTLAAGWFMTRKATESELVDGNQPAWFHYGAWRFFIRYVAPVAVAAIIVAVILGVDFS comes from the coding sequence TTCATTACGTGGAACAACCAGGGTGGCGCGTTTGTCCTGACCTACCTGATCTGCATTCTGGCGGTCGGCCTCCCCATCATGATGGCCGAACTGCTGATCGGAAGGACCAGTCAGAAGAGTGTCGTGGGCGCCCTCAAGCACGCCGTGGGTCCCGCCTGGGGCATCGTCGGCCTCTGGGGTGTCTTCTGCGGTTTCATCCTCCTCAGTTATTACACGGTGATCGCCGGCTGGTCCCTGTTCTATTTCTGGAAGTCGCTGGGATGGAGCCTCAACGGATTTCCGGCGGATCTTGCCACCGGAGATCTGTTCGGCAGTCAGGCCGGCAACGGGGGGCTCCAGCTGGGGCTCTCCATGGTCTTCTCGATGGCGACCGTCTCCGTCGTCTACTTCGGCGTCCAGAAAGGGATCGAGCGGATCACGCGGACTGCGCTGCCGGTGCTGTTCGGCATCCTGATCATGCTGTTTATCGCCGCTATCGGTATGGAGGGTTCCGGCAAAGCGTTGTCTTTCATCTTCCGACCCAATTTCTCGGAGCTGGAACCATCGGGGATTCTGGAGGCGCTGGGTCACTCGTTCTTCACGCTGTCGCTCGGCATGGGCGCCATGGTGACCTACGGGTCGTACCTCGATCGTAAGCAGTCGCTGGTCAAGGCGTCCGCGGTCATCGTCCTTCTCGATACGCTCATCGCATTGGTGGCGACGGTGATCATGTTCTCGGTGATCTTCTCCGTCCCCGGCATGGACGGACAGGTCGGAAAATCCACCGTCGGCATGCTGTTCATTTCGCTCCCGCAGCTGTTCTACTCGGAGGTCCCGTTCGGAACGATTCTGGCGCCGATGTTCTACGTTCTCGTCGCCGTGGCGGCGCTCACGTCTACCATCTCGCTCCTGGAGGTGGTTGCCAGCTACGTCATCGACGAGCACAAGGTCGCCCGCGCCAAGGCCACGCTCCTGTGTGGCGGCACGATCTTCGTCTTCACGATCCTGGCGGCGATGTCGTTCGGTGCGGTTCCCGCGATCTCAACCTTCGAGATCTTCGCCGGCAAACCCGGCTGGTTCGCCACCGCCGATCATTTCGTGTCCAACTGGATGCTTCCGACCGGTGGGTTCGCCGTGACCCTCGCCGCCGGCTGGTTCATGACCCGCAAGGCGACGGAGTCCGAGTTGGTGGATGGAAACCAACCCGCCTGGTTCCACTACGGGGCATGGCGCTTCTTCATCCGCTACGTGGCGCCGGTCGCGGTCGCCGCGATCATCGTCGCCGTGATCCTGGGGGTCGACTTCTCCTGA